A region from the Vespula pensylvanica isolate Volc-1 chromosome 9, ASM1446617v1, whole genome shotgun sequence genome encodes:
- the LOC122632067 gene encoding uncharacterized protein LOC122632067 isoform X4 yields MLQCCGVGGGASTAPQAPQLQATGSAVGATTSTIMQDPVLESILEQMRDTEARRTDLERQHAEAQNQLREKIAGRYQGPESVEALQSKIRELEKKTELQMVKHEELSLELTSLRRARSRGPAVGHVTSAIPTSTWPPAGSEIDRIIAKIEQDSSSAGRMLHDLDHARGNITTQQPSATQSILRSSSENLPNLGQHQHPPHPHALNLGMPAQMSHYAGSPMPLTPMMPGCPPLTPNGPPYHYSEPIPPAPSLSTSQSQPAFQQKLQQYQQQQQQQTDLSSSHSQGALPSQQKQQAHTHFTSNQYQESYPHTQTYQQPLQQQQHPSSTSYLTASNQSVIPHYTQPTQTAQSYQLNGSQHGSQQRNFLYDCQQSTTYPNLSMSTHPNGTYSSGASYNPQLSHLNYSVPPSNITQTTLSTLTPYSTASFHSTLGPLTSVPQTVLPFSSVQSTYATSGSTYSTVGTNAFGTSGVGSGTTSGSLLQAIGDPLQAMQQLSAQSQANQLQQQAIIQQIQQSLRASSPTATGTTGHHFLGPRQMPKIPTSILTNPLDRLTNENIVSEGQVDMLDIPGKGRCYVYIARFTYEPFQHSPNENPEAELPVQGGDYLLVWGQPDEDGFLDAESLDGRRGLVPANFVQKLIGEDLLEFHQAVLGLRDVDDSASTNIPQVSNCYLQDIDLELAALEEGNRNRQAELSAYAELDNIAEDDEQEPPVPAPQHLTLERQLNKSVLIGWTAPENPHQLESYHVYVDGVLKVTVKATERTRALVEGVDSTRPHRISVRSVTHSRRTSRDAACTMVIGKDIALGPTAVKASNVTATSAVISWLPSNSNHQHVVCVNNVEVRTVKPGVYRHTITGLAPSTIYRVTVKAKNLRATHFEDQNAQAVNNFACHVHFKTLPKGLPDPPVDIQVEAGPQDGTLLVTWQPVALNGSAVTGYAVYADGKKVTDVDSPTGDHALVDIHKLMGLNPKHITVRTKSRESQSGDSCATAIPCSVLRSGTSTHLQHGAPHMLDQGQQQQQSSVIQQDDPNRHRMAAQRYPTAPVPSHMRRQGTRVDAHGQVIIETDENLSDKEIFPGQSISQMAVPEITKDSASEANYSEEDDPSRRGRGMSPHHHRYGPQGPQGPPGAYRSVRMGGPGRPQDAYYDQTGNQRMRGPMYGARVNQAQGGNVHPASGVQQMNKRARRFIALFDYDPTTMSPNPNACEEELQFSEGDTIKVYGEKDADGFYWGECRGRRGYVPHNMVEELKDQNQGGQGQPNRRGPASNERWGDIYASMPMKKMIAMYDYNPQELSPNPDAQVELPFHAGNEICVYGEMDSDGFYMGELNGVRGLVPSNFLIEASNQGQPSQGGRRPPGQSQGPGARGPPPPPREPPPTGHRRSKDACIVPVSVPVCHLDSRQQQQQQQQPLMNNQQHQLQQNNPPHLAYQQANHHSYTTVTTSNQHGPSHLPSGGGVMGAHQQGPLPPHLQQQGKGRGGVGNRAAGSNLPGGMQAPGQHMQPQQQLDYQGQQQQNQPYQQQPNQQNQNYQQSNQGYPQQGQQGFGQQAGQQYQQPQQQQQGQHQQQQQQQVQQSNQGYGQQNQGPSMQSSQPSSKPMRGIPAVLPTAQSKTTPNTTQGQQQQQQPQQQQSTGPNLMQKFTEMAGASAGGDILSKGKELIFMKFGLGK; encoded by the exons ATGTTGCAGTGCTGTGGCGTTGGAGGTGGCGCTTCCACGGCACCTCAGGCTCCGCAGCTGCAGGCTACCGGATCTGCTGTCGGGGCTACCACCTCCACGATCATGCAGGACCCAGTTCTCGAGTCCATCCTCGAG CAAATGCGAGACACCGAAGCTCGGAGGACAGATCTGGAACGACAACACGCGGAAGCACAGAATCAGTTACGTGAAAAGATAGCAGGTCGATACCAAGGACCAGAATCAGTCGAAGCCCTACAATCGAAAATCAGAGAATTGGAGAAAAAAACCGAATTGCAGATGGTCAAACATGAGGAATTATCGCTGGAACTGACGAGTTTAAGAAGGGCTCGAAGTCGTGGCCCAGCGGTTGGTCATGTTACATCCGCAATACCCACATCCACTTGGCCTCCGGCTGGCTCTGAAATTGATAGAATTATTGCAAAGATTGAACAAGACAGTAGCAG tgCCGGCAGAATGTTACACGACTTGGACCATGCTCGAGGAAATATAACTACACAGCAACCTTCGGCCACGCAAAGTATTCTTCGATCCAGTTCGGAGAACCTTCCTAATTTGGGCCAACATCAGCACCCTCCTCATCCACATGCTCTTAATCTGGGGATGCCCGCGCAAATGAGCCAT TACGCAGGATCGCCCATGCCATTGACGCCAATGATGCCTGGTTGTCCGCCGTTGACGCCAAACGGGCCACCGTATCATTATAGCGAACCAATACCTCCAGCACCATCTCTCTCTACTAGTCAGTCGCAACCTGCTTTTCAACAAAAGCTCCAGCAAtatcaacaacagcaacaacaacaaacggATTTGTCGAGTTCTCATTCTCAGGGAGCCTTGCCCTCTCAACAAAAGCAACAAGCGCACACACACTTTACAAGTAATCAGTATCAAGAGAGTTACCCGCATACGCAAACTTATCAGCAACCGCTTCAACAGCAACAACACCCGAGCTCGACTTCGTACCTGACAGCGTCGAATCAAAGTGTGATACCTCATTATACGCAGCCAACTCAGACTGCGCAAAGTTATCAATTAAATGGCAGTCAGCATGGTTCTCAACAG aggaacttTTTATACGATTGTCAACAGTCCACGACGTACCCTAATCTATCAATGTCGACGCATCCTAATGGGACGTACAGTTCAGGAGCTTCTTACAACCCTCAACTGTCTCACCTTAATTATTCGGTTCCGCCGTCGAATATCACGCAAACGACCTTATCAACGTTGACACCATATTCGACGGCATCCTTCCATTCAACGTTAGGGCCGCTTACGAGCGTTCCTCAAAccgttcttcctttctcgagCGTTCAAAGCACCTATGCTACAAGCGGCTCGACTTATTCCACTGTCGGGACCAATGCTTTCGGCACCTCGGGCGTCGGCTCGG GCACTACATCAGGAAGCTTGTTACAAGCAATAGGAGATCCTTTACAAGCGATGCAACAACTTTCTGCTCAATCGCAAGCCAATCAATTGCAACAACAAGCGATTATTCAACAAATACAACAAAGTTTGCGAGCTAGTTCGCCAACGGCGACAGGCACAACGGGCCACCATTTTCTTGGTCCAAGACAAATGCCAAAAATCCCTACTAGTATACTTACTAATCCTTTAGATAGATTGACCAATGAAAATATAGTATCTGAAGGTCAAGTCGACATGTTGGATATACCTGGCAAGGGTAGATGTTACGTTTACATAGCTCGCTTCACTTACGAGCCCTTTCAGCATTCGCCTAATGAAAATCCAGAAGCTGAGTTACCCGTACAGGGCGGGGATTACCTTCTTGTTTGGGGTCAACCAGACGAGGATGGTTTCCTTGACGCTGAATCTCTCGATGGAAGGCGTGGTCTCGTACCTGCTAACTTTGTACAAAAGTTAATCGGTGAAGATCTGTTGGAATTTCATCAAGCTGTCCTCGGCCTTAGAGACGTCGATGATTCTGCTTCAACGAATATTCCACAAGTGAGCAAT TGCTATCTGCAGGACATCGATCTAGAATTAGCAGCTTTAGAAGAGGGAAATCGAAATCGACAAGCTGAGTTATCTGCTTACGCTGAATTGGACAATATTGCGGAAGATGACGAACAAGAACCACCAG TTCCGGCGCCGCAGCACCTCACTCTCGAACGACAACTCAACAAGAGTGTCCTGATTGGGTGGACCGCTCCTGAAAATCCTCATCAACTAGAATCCTATCATGTCTACGTGGATGGTGTACTGAAGGTTACCGTCAAAGCTACAGAAAGAACGAGGGCATTGGTCGAAGGAGTTGATTCTACTAGG CCCCACAGAATAAGCGTACGATCGGTGACACATTCGAGAAGAACATCAAGGGACGCAGCTTGTACAATGGTGATCGGCAAAGATATTGCTTTGGGTCCAACTGCCGTAAAAGCATCCAACGTGACAGCAACCAGCGCCGTGATATCATGGTTGCCAAGTAATAGTAATCATCAACACGTAGTTTGCGTGAATAACGTCGAAGTCAGGACCGTGAAGCCAGGAGTTTACAGACATACGATCACCGGCTTGGCACCCTCGACGATCTATAGGGTAACGGTGAAAGCGAAAAATTTAAGAGCAACGCATTTTGAGGATCAAAATGCACAAGCGGTAAACAATTTTGCCTGTCATGTCCACTTTAAGACATTGCCCAAAGGATTGCCAGATCCTCCGGTCGATATCCAG GTGGAGGCTGGACCGCAGGACGGCACTTTGCTAGTGACCTGGCAGCCTGTTGCCCTAAACGGTTCGGCCGTCACCGGTTACGCGGTGTATGCCGATGGAAAAAAAGTCACCGACGTTGACAGTCCCACCGGTGATCACGCTTTGGTCGACATACACAAGCTTATGGGCCTGAATCCAAAACACATAACAGTCCGTACGAAGAGTAGGGAGAGTCAATCGGGTGACAGTTGTGCTACAGCGATACCTTGCAGCGTTCTTCGAAGTGGTACGAGTACTCATTTGCAACACGGTGCCCCACACATGCTCGATCAAggccaacaacaacaacaatcgaGCGTTATACAACAGGACGATCCGAACCGTCATCGTATGGCAGCTCAGCGATATCCTACTGCACCTGTTCCATCGCACATGAGAAGACAAGGTACCAGAGTCGATGCGCATGGTCAAGTAATCATTGAAACAGATGAAAACCTCTCCGACAAGGAAATATTTCCAGGACAGAGCATCTCTCAAATGG CTGTTCCAGAAATCACGAAGGATTCTGCCAGTGAAGCCAACTATAGCGAAGAGGATGATCCTTCCCGAAGAGGTCGTGGAATGTCACCTCATCATCATCGATACGGTCCTCAAGGCCCTCAAGGACCACCTGGAGCATATAGATCGGTTAGAATGGGAGGACCTGGTAGACCTCAGGATGCTTATTACGATCAAacag GTAATCAAAGGATGAGAGGACCTATGTATGGCGCTAGAGTAAATCAAGCTCAAGGTGGCAACGTTCATCCAGCAAGTGGCGTTCAACAAATGAATAAGAGGGCACGCCGATTCATCGCATTGTTCGATTACGATCCAACCACTATGTCACCAAATCCTAACGCTTGCGAGGAAGAATTACAATTCTCCGAAGGAGACACCATCAAg GTATATGGTGAAAAGGATGCCGATGGTTTTTATTGGGGCGAATGTCGTGGTAGACGAGGATACGTGCCACATAATATGGTTGAGGAATTAAAAGATCAAAATCAAGGTGGTCAAGGACAACCTAATAGACGAGGTCCTGCATCCAATGAAAGATGGGGAGATATTTATGCGAGTATGCCtatgaagaaaatgatagCGATGTACGATTATAATCCACAGGAACTCTCACCTAATCCGGATGCG CAAGTCGAATTACCGTTCCATGCGGGTAATGAAATTTGTGTTTATGGTGAAATGGACTCCGATGGATTTTACATGGGTGAACTTAACGGAGTTCGCGGTTTAGTGCCAAGTAATTTCCTCATAGAAGCATCTAATCAGGGTCAACCTTCTCAAGGAGGTAGAAGGCCACCGGGACAAAGTCAAGGACCCGGTGCGAGGGGTCCACCACCCCCACCACGAGAACCTCCGCCAACTGGGCACCGTCGTAGTAAAG ATGCCTGCATTGTGCCTGTGTCTGTCCCTGTCTGTCACTTAGACTCtagacaacaacaacaacaacaacaacaaccactAATGAACAACCAACAACATCAACTACAACAAAACAATCCACCGCATCTAGCGTACCAACAAGCGAATCACCATAGCTATACGACTGTAACCACGTCTAATCAGCATGGGCCCAGTCACTTGCCTTCCGGCGGTGGTGTCATGGGTGCCCACCAGCAAGGGCCCCTTCCACCCCACCTTCAACAACAG GGGAAGGGGAGGGGAGGCGTGGGCAATCGAGCCGCTGGTAGTAACTTGCCAGGTGGTATGCAGGCTCCGGGACAACACATGCAACCGCAACAGCAGCTCGATTATCAAGGTCAGCAACAGCAAAATCAACCGTATCAACAACAGCCGAATCAACAGAATCAGAATTATCAGCAATCAAATCAGGGATACCCGCAACAAGGACAACAGGGCTTTGGACAGCAAGCTGGACAACAGTATCAACAAccgcaacaacaacaacagggACAGcatcaacagcagcagcagcagcaggtgCAACAATCGAATCAAGGATATGGTCAACAAAACCAAGGACCATCGATGCAGAGTTCACAGCCAAGCAGCAAACCTATGAGGGGTATACCCGCTGTCCTTCCAACTGCTCAAAGCAAAACCACACCGAACACTACACAAGgccaacaacaacagcaacagccaCAACAGCAGCAGAGTACGGGTCCGAATCTAATGCAAAAGTTTACAGAAATGGCAGGTGCCAGTGCAGGCGGAGACATTCTCTCGAAGGGCAAAGAGCTTATCTTTATGAAGTTTGGCTTGGGCAAGTGA
- the LOC122632067 gene encoding uncharacterized protein LOC122632067 isoform X6: MLQCCGVGGGASTAPQAPQLQATGSAVGATTSTIMQDPVLESILEQMRDTEARRTDLERQHAEAQNQLREKIAGRYQGPESVEALQSKIRELEKKTELQMVKHEELSLELTSLRRARSRGPAVGHVTSAIPTSTWPPAGSEIDRIIAKIEQDSSSAGRMLHDLDHARGNITTQQPSATQSILRSSSENLPNLGQHQHPPHPHALNLGMPAQMSHYAGSPMPLTPMMPGCPPLTPNGPPYHYSEPIPPAPSLSTSQSQPAFQQKLQQYQQQQQQQTDLSSSHSQGALPSQQKQQAHTHFTSNQYQESYPHTQTYQQPLQQQQHPSSTSYLTASNQSVIPHYTQPTQTAQSYQLNGSQHGSQQRNFLYDCQQSTTYPNLSMSTHPNGTYSSGASYNPQLSHLNYSVPPSNITQTTLSTLTPYSTASFHSTLGPLTSVPQTVLPFSSVQSTYATSGSTYSTVGTNAFGTSGVGSGTTSGSLLQAIGDPLQAMQQLSAQSQANQLQQQAIIQQIQQSLRASSPTATGTTGHHFLGPRQMPKIPTSILTNPLDRLTNENIVSEGQVDMLDIPGKGRCYVYIARFTYEPFQHSPNENPEAELPVQGGDYLLVWGQPDEDGFLDAESLDGRRGLVPANFVQKLIGEDLLEFHQAVLGLRDVDDSASTNIPQCYLQDIDLELAALEEGNRNRQAELSAYAELDNIAEDDEQEPPVPAPQHLTLERQLNKSVLIGWTAPENPHQLESYHVYVDGVLKVTVKATERTRALVEGVDSTRPHRISVRSVTHSRRTSRDAACTMVIGKDIALGPTAVKASNVTATSAVISWLPSNSNHQHVVCVNNVEVRTVKPGVYRHTITGLAPSTIYRVTVKAKNLRATHFEDQNAQAVNNFACHVHFKTLPKGLPDPPVDIQVEAGPQDGTLLVTWQPVALNGSAVTGYAVYADGKKVTDVDSPTGDHALVDIHKLMGLNPKHITVRTKSRESQSGDSCATAIPCSVLRSGTSTHLQHGAPHMLDQGQQQQQSSVIQQDDPNRHRMAAQRYPTAPVPSHMRRQGTRVDAHGQVIIETDENLSDKEIFPGQSISQMAVPEITKDSASEANYSEEDDPSRRGRGMSPHHHRYGPQGPQGPPGAYRSVRMGGPGRPQDAYYDQTGNQRMRGPMYGARVNQAQGGNVHPASGVQQMNKRARRFIALFDYDPTTMSPNPNACEEELQFSEGDTIKVYGEKDADGFYWGECRGRRGYVPHNMVEELKDQNQGGQGQPNRRGPASNERWGDIYASMPMKKMIAMYDYNPQELSPNPDAQVELPFHAGNEICVYGEMDSDGFYMGELNGVRGLVPSNFLIEASNQGQPSQGGRRPPGQSQGPGARGPPPPPREPPPTGHRRSKDACIVPVSVPVCHLDSRQQQQQQQQPLMNNQQHQLQQNNPPHLAYQQANHHSYTTVTTSNQHGPSHLPSGGGVMGAHQQGPLPPHLQQQGKGRGGVGNRAAGSNLPGGMQAPGQHMQPQQQLDYQGQQQQNQPYQQQPNQQNQNYQQSNQGYPQQGQQGFGQQAGQQYQQPQQQQQGQHQQQQQQQVQQSNQGYGQQNQGPSMQSSQPSSKPMRGIPAVLPTAQSKTTPNTTQGQQQQQQPQQQQSTGPNLMQKFTEMAGASAGGDILSKGKELIFMKFGLGK; the protein is encoded by the exons ATGTTGCAGTGCTGTGGCGTTGGAGGTGGCGCTTCCACGGCACCTCAGGCTCCGCAGCTGCAGGCTACCGGATCTGCTGTCGGGGCTACCACCTCCACGATCATGCAGGACCCAGTTCTCGAGTCCATCCTCGAG CAAATGCGAGACACCGAAGCTCGGAGGACAGATCTGGAACGACAACACGCGGAAGCACAGAATCAGTTACGTGAAAAGATAGCAGGTCGATACCAAGGACCAGAATCAGTCGAAGCCCTACAATCGAAAATCAGAGAATTGGAGAAAAAAACCGAATTGCAGATGGTCAAACATGAGGAATTATCGCTGGAACTGACGAGTTTAAGAAGGGCTCGAAGTCGTGGCCCAGCGGTTGGTCATGTTACATCCGCAATACCCACATCCACTTGGCCTCCGGCTGGCTCTGAAATTGATAGAATTATTGCAAAGATTGAACAAGACAGTAGCAG tgCCGGCAGAATGTTACACGACTTGGACCATGCTCGAGGAAATATAACTACACAGCAACCTTCGGCCACGCAAAGTATTCTTCGATCCAGTTCGGAGAACCTTCCTAATTTGGGCCAACATCAGCACCCTCCTCATCCACATGCTCTTAATCTGGGGATGCCCGCGCAAATGAGCCAT TACGCAGGATCGCCCATGCCATTGACGCCAATGATGCCTGGTTGTCCGCCGTTGACGCCAAACGGGCCACCGTATCATTATAGCGAACCAATACCTCCAGCACCATCTCTCTCTACTAGTCAGTCGCAACCTGCTTTTCAACAAAAGCTCCAGCAAtatcaacaacagcaacaacaacaaacggATTTGTCGAGTTCTCATTCTCAGGGAGCCTTGCCCTCTCAACAAAAGCAACAAGCGCACACACACTTTACAAGTAATCAGTATCAAGAGAGTTACCCGCATACGCAAACTTATCAGCAACCGCTTCAACAGCAACAACACCCGAGCTCGACTTCGTACCTGACAGCGTCGAATCAAAGTGTGATACCTCATTATACGCAGCCAACTCAGACTGCGCAAAGTTATCAATTAAATGGCAGTCAGCATGGTTCTCAACAG aggaacttTTTATACGATTGTCAACAGTCCACGACGTACCCTAATCTATCAATGTCGACGCATCCTAATGGGACGTACAGTTCAGGAGCTTCTTACAACCCTCAACTGTCTCACCTTAATTATTCGGTTCCGCCGTCGAATATCACGCAAACGACCTTATCAACGTTGACACCATATTCGACGGCATCCTTCCATTCAACGTTAGGGCCGCTTACGAGCGTTCCTCAAAccgttcttcctttctcgagCGTTCAAAGCACCTATGCTACAAGCGGCTCGACTTATTCCACTGTCGGGACCAATGCTTTCGGCACCTCGGGCGTCGGCTCGG GCACTACATCAGGAAGCTTGTTACAAGCAATAGGAGATCCTTTACAAGCGATGCAACAACTTTCTGCTCAATCGCAAGCCAATCAATTGCAACAACAAGCGATTATTCAACAAATACAACAAAGTTTGCGAGCTAGTTCGCCAACGGCGACAGGCACAACGGGCCACCATTTTCTTGGTCCAAGACAAATGCCAAAAATCCCTACTAGTATACTTACTAATCCTTTAGATAGATTGACCAATGAAAATATAGTATCTGAAGGTCAAGTCGACATGTTGGATATACCTGGCAAGGGTAGATGTTACGTTTACATAGCTCGCTTCACTTACGAGCCCTTTCAGCATTCGCCTAATGAAAATCCAGAAGCTGAGTTACCCGTACAGGGCGGGGATTACCTTCTTGTTTGGGGTCAACCAGACGAGGATGGTTTCCTTGACGCTGAATCTCTCGATGGAAGGCGTGGTCTCGTACCTGCTAACTTTGTACAAAAGTTAATCGGTGAAGATCTGTTGGAATTTCATCAAGCTGTCCTCGGCCTTAGAGACGTCGATGATTCTGCTTCAACGAATATTCCACAA TGCTATCTGCAGGACATCGATCTAGAATTAGCAGCTTTAGAAGAGGGAAATCGAAATCGACAAGCTGAGTTATCTGCTTACGCTGAATTGGACAATATTGCGGAAGATGACGAACAAGAACCACCAG TTCCGGCGCCGCAGCACCTCACTCTCGAACGACAACTCAACAAGAGTGTCCTGATTGGGTGGACCGCTCCTGAAAATCCTCATCAACTAGAATCCTATCATGTCTACGTGGATGGTGTACTGAAGGTTACCGTCAAAGCTACAGAAAGAACGAGGGCATTGGTCGAAGGAGTTGATTCTACTAGG CCCCACAGAATAAGCGTACGATCGGTGACACATTCGAGAAGAACATCAAGGGACGCAGCTTGTACAATGGTGATCGGCAAAGATATTGCTTTGGGTCCAACTGCCGTAAAAGCATCCAACGTGACAGCAACCAGCGCCGTGATATCATGGTTGCCAAGTAATAGTAATCATCAACACGTAGTTTGCGTGAATAACGTCGAAGTCAGGACCGTGAAGCCAGGAGTTTACAGACATACGATCACCGGCTTGGCACCCTCGACGATCTATAGGGTAACGGTGAAAGCGAAAAATTTAAGAGCAACGCATTTTGAGGATCAAAATGCACAAGCGGTAAACAATTTTGCCTGTCATGTCCACTTTAAGACATTGCCCAAAGGATTGCCAGATCCTCCGGTCGATATCCAG GTGGAGGCTGGACCGCAGGACGGCACTTTGCTAGTGACCTGGCAGCCTGTTGCCCTAAACGGTTCGGCCGTCACCGGTTACGCGGTGTATGCCGATGGAAAAAAAGTCACCGACGTTGACAGTCCCACCGGTGATCACGCTTTGGTCGACATACACAAGCTTATGGGCCTGAATCCAAAACACATAACAGTCCGTACGAAGAGTAGGGAGAGTCAATCGGGTGACAGTTGTGCTACAGCGATACCTTGCAGCGTTCTTCGAAGTGGTACGAGTACTCATTTGCAACACGGTGCCCCACACATGCTCGATCAAggccaacaacaacaacaatcgaGCGTTATACAACAGGACGATCCGAACCGTCATCGTATGGCAGCTCAGCGATATCCTACTGCACCTGTTCCATCGCACATGAGAAGACAAGGTACCAGAGTCGATGCGCATGGTCAAGTAATCATTGAAACAGATGAAAACCTCTCCGACAAGGAAATATTTCCAGGACAGAGCATCTCTCAAATGG CTGTTCCAGAAATCACGAAGGATTCTGCCAGTGAAGCCAACTATAGCGAAGAGGATGATCCTTCCCGAAGAGGTCGTGGAATGTCACCTCATCATCATCGATACGGTCCTCAAGGCCCTCAAGGACCACCTGGAGCATATAGATCGGTTAGAATGGGAGGACCTGGTAGACCTCAGGATGCTTATTACGATCAAacag GTAATCAAAGGATGAGAGGACCTATGTATGGCGCTAGAGTAAATCAAGCTCAAGGTGGCAACGTTCATCCAGCAAGTGGCGTTCAACAAATGAATAAGAGGGCACGCCGATTCATCGCATTGTTCGATTACGATCCAACCACTATGTCACCAAATCCTAACGCTTGCGAGGAAGAATTACAATTCTCCGAAGGAGACACCATCAAg GTATATGGTGAAAAGGATGCCGATGGTTTTTATTGGGGCGAATGTCGTGGTAGACGAGGATACGTGCCACATAATATGGTTGAGGAATTAAAAGATCAAAATCAAGGTGGTCAAGGACAACCTAATAGACGAGGTCCTGCATCCAATGAAAGATGGGGAGATATTTATGCGAGTATGCCtatgaagaaaatgatagCGATGTACGATTATAATCCACAGGAACTCTCACCTAATCCGGATGCG CAAGTCGAATTACCGTTCCATGCGGGTAATGAAATTTGTGTTTATGGTGAAATGGACTCCGATGGATTTTACATGGGTGAACTTAACGGAGTTCGCGGTTTAGTGCCAAGTAATTTCCTCATAGAAGCATCTAATCAGGGTCAACCTTCTCAAGGAGGTAGAAGGCCACCGGGACAAAGTCAAGGACCCGGTGCGAGGGGTCCACCACCCCCACCACGAGAACCTCCGCCAACTGGGCACCGTCGTAGTAAAG ATGCCTGCATTGTGCCTGTGTCTGTCCCTGTCTGTCACTTAGACTCtagacaacaacaacaacaacaacaacaaccactAATGAACAACCAACAACATCAACTACAACAAAACAATCCACCGCATCTAGCGTACCAACAAGCGAATCACCATAGCTATACGACTGTAACCACGTCTAATCAGCATGGGCCCAGTCACTTGCCTTCCGGCGGTGGTGTCATGGGTGCCCACCAGCAAGGGCCCCTTCCACCCCACCTTCAACAACAG GGGAAGGGGAGGGGAGGCGTGGGCAATCGAGCCGCTGGTAGTAACTTGCCAGGTGGTATGCAGGCTCCGGGACAACACATGCAACCGCAACAGCAGCTCGATTATCAAGGTCAGCAACAGCAAAATCAACCGTATCAACAACAGCCGAATCAACAGAATCAGAATTATCAGCAATCAAATCAGGGATACCCGCAACAAGGACAACAGGGCTTTGGACAGCAAGCTGGACAACAGTATCAACAAccgcaacaacaacaacagggACAGcatcaacagcagcagcagcagcaggtgCAACAATCGAATCAAGGATATGGTCAACAAAACCAAGGACCATCGATGCAGAGTTCACAGCCAAGCAGCAAACCTATGAGGGGTATACCCGCTGTCCTTCCAACTGCTCAAAGCAAAACCACACCGAACACTACACAAGgccaacaacaacagcaacagccaCAACAGCAGCAGAGTACGGGTCCGAATCTAATGCAAAAGTTTACAGAAATGGCAGGTGCCAGTGCAGGCGGAGACATTCTCTCGAAGGGCAAAGAGCTTATCTTTATGAAGTTTGGCTTGGGCAAGTGA